Within Deinococcus actinosclerus, the genomic segment CGCTGCCCGCACTGCCCTCTACGGGGGCTGAGCGTCCAGGACGCCGCTGCCCCTTCCCGTCCGACCTCTCGATCCCTCTCAAGGAGCCCCGCATGCCTGACTTCACCCCCACACTCGCAGACCGGTTCACGTTCGGCCTCTGGACGGTCGGCAACACCGGCCGCGACCCGTTCGGCGAGGCGACCCGCCCGGTCCTGAGGGCGCCGTACCTCGTGGAGAAGCTGGCCGCGCTGGGCGCGTACGGCGTGAACCTGCACGACAACGACCTCGTGCCGATCGACGCGACCGCCGCGCAGCGCGACGCCCTGGTGCGCGAGTTCCAGCAGGCGCTCTCCGATCACGGGCTGGTCGTGCCGATGGCGACCACGAACCTGTTCAGCGACCCGGCGTTCAAGGACGGCGCGTTCACGAGCGCCGACGCCCGCGTGCGCGCCTACGCGCTGAGCAAGACCATGCACGCCATGGACCTCGGCGCGGAACTCGGCGCCGACACGTACGTGCTGTGGGGCGGCCGCGAGGGGACCGAGGTGGACGCCGGGGGCAAGCTTCTGGACGCGCTGGGCTGGTTCCGGGACAGCCTGAATTACCTCGCGGCGTATAGCGAGTCGCAGGGCTACGGGTACCGCTTCGCGCTGGAACCCAAACCGAACGAGCCGCGCGCCGACATCTTCCTGCCCACCGTGGGCAGCGCGCTGGGCTTCATCGCCACGCTGGAGCGCCCGGAGTTGTTCGGCCTGAACCCGGAGTTCGCGCACGAGACCATGGCGGGCCTGAGCTTCCCGCACGCCGTCGCGCAGGCCATCGACGCCGGGAAGCTGTTCCACATCGACCTGAACGACCAGAAGATGGGCCGTTTCGACCAGGACCTGCGCTTCGGCGCGGAGAACCCCAAGGGCGCGTTCTTCCTCGTCCAGCTGCTCGAAGACAGCGGGTACGCCGGGCCGAAGCACTTCGACGCGCACGCCCTGCGCACCGAGGACGAGGCGGGGGTGTGGGCCTTCGCGCGCGGCTGCATGCGCACCTACCTGATCCTGAAGGACAAGGTGCAGCGCTTCGCGCAGGACGCCGAGATCCAGGCGGCCATCGCCGCGTACCGCGTGCAGGACGCCGAACTGGAGGCCCTGACCGGCACCTTCACTCCCGAGAACGCCGGGGCGCTGAAGGCCCACGCCTTCGACCGCGCCGCGCTGGGCACGCGCGGGCCCGGCCTGGAGGCGCTGGACCAGTTGACCATGGAACTCCTGCTCGGCGTGCGCTGAGCGGCGCTACCCTCGGCCCATGACCACGCCCGCAGTCCACACCCGCACCTGGGGCTCTGCGCCCGACGGGCAGCCCATCACGCAGTTCACGCTGACGCTGCCCGGCGGCGTGCAGGCCCATCTGACCGACCTGGGCGCCACCCTCACCAGCCTGCACGTCCCCGACCGCAGTGGCACGCCGGGCGAGGTCGTGCTGGGCTTCGACCACCCTGAACCCTACCTGAGCCGCGACAGGGCGCCGTTCCTGGGCAGTACCGTGGGCCGCTTCGCCAACCGCATTGCCCAGGCCCGCTACACGCTGGACGGGCAGGCGATCCACCTGACCCCCAGCGACGGCCCGCACGCCCTGCATGGCGGCCCGCGCGGCTTCGACCTGCACCTCTGGCACGGGCACGCGGAGGTGGCAGGCGAGGGCGCGCAGGTGACGTTTACCCGCACCAGCCCCCACGGCGAGGAGGGGTACCCCGGCACCCTGCACGTGCAGGTCACGTACCGCCTGACCGCCGATCCCTCCCCGACCCTGAGCATCGAGTACCGCGCCACCACCGACGCGCCCACCCACGTCAACCTGACGAACCACACCTACTGGAACCTCAGTCCCGACGCGCACGAGGGTGTTCACGCGCACCACCTCACCCTGCCCGCCGATGCGTTCACGCCCACCCACGCGGACGGCATTCCCACCGGGATCATGCAAGACGTGACCGGCACGCCACTGGACTTCCGCACCCCCCGCACCCTGGGCGACGCGCTGGCCGAGCAGCCCGGCGGCTTCGACCACAACCTGCTGCTGCGCGGGCAGCCCGGCACCCTGCGCCCCGCCGCCACCCTGCACCACCCCGCCAGCGGCCGCACCCTGGAGATCCGCACCACCGAACCCGCCCTCCAGCTGTACACCGCGAACTTCCTGGACGGCCGGCACACCGGGCACGCGGGCCGCGTCCACGCCCCACAGGCCGCCGTGTGCCTGGAAACGCAGCACGTCCCGGACTCGCCCAACCAGCCGCAGTTCCCCACCACCCGCCTCGACCCGGGGCAGACCTTCACGTCCCGCACGGTGCACACCTTCCGAATTCAGTGAGTGCAGGGGAGGCCGGTCAGGGGACGCAGCGCACCGACTCGACGCCCGGCGTGAGCGTCACCCGGCAGGCCGGGGCCGCCGCGCCGTCGAGCGTCACCGGGGCCACCAGCGGCGCCCCGAAGGCGGGAATGAGCGCCCAGCCCTCGTCGTCCGTGCGGCGGGTGCCCTGCACGTCCAGGGTCGCGTAGGGCAGCGGCGCGCCGTCCGCCCCCAGCAGGCGCACCCACACGAACGCCTCGAAATTCCCCGTCCAGTCGACTACCGCCGCGCCCTGACCCGCGAGCGTCACGTCCCGCCGCTCCTCACGCACGCTCACCGTGACCGGCAGCGCGTCGAAATCCGGCGTGACACTCACCGCCTGCGTGCCCGGCGAGAGCAGCACCAGCGCCTCCCCACGCGCGTCCGACACCACCCGCACGCCATTGACCCGCAGCGGCACGCCCGGCAGCCCCACCCGCACCAGCACGCCGGGGCCCGGATCGTCCGGGGTCAGGTACGCCCGCCCCGCCACCCAGGCCACCCCCGCCCGGCCCGAGGCGCTCCAGCCGCCGTCGGTACTCGCCGAGGCGGTCAGGGCCACCGGGCCCGCGTAGGCGTACCCCAGGCGCGCCGAGCGCTGCGGCAGCGTGCTGAACTGCGCGGCGGCCGTCACGGTGTGGCCCGGCGCGGGTTGCCAGCGGGCCTCCGTGACCGCAGAGAACGTGCCCGCAGCCAGCGGCGCGTTCCGCTGCGCCAGCGCGGCGCCCGTGACCGACAGCGTGTCCCGGGGCGTCCAGGTGAGGCTGAGCCCGGCCTGCCAGCCCAGCTGCCCCGCCTCGGCTGCCAGCTGCGCGCGCGCGGCTGCCGTCAGCTGCGGCGTGACCTGACGGCTGACCGAGGCGCCCGCCGCGTACTGGGCCTGACCGGGCGTGGCCTGCGCCGTCACGCTGACGGTCGTGCCGCTCCCGCTCCCGGCCCACCCGGCCGACGCCGAGACGCTGCTGGCCCGGAGGTTCAGCGGCACGAGACGCGCCGCGCCGCTCAGGCGCCACTCGTCCCGCAGCAGCGTCACGTCGCCGGTCAGCGCCGTATCCTGCGGCCGGGCCGAGCGGTACGCCAGATTCACGCCCGCGCTGTAGGACAGGTCCGCGTACCGCGCCCCCAGCTGCCCCTGCCAGTCGCCGGGCTGCCACTGCGCCTCGCCCGAGAGGCTCCAGCGGTCCGTCACCCCGTACACGCCGTTCAGGGTCGCGGCGCCTGCCCGGCCCTTCACGCCCGCCTCGGCCTGCACGGCCAGCGCGTGCGCGGTCACGAGCACGTCGCCCGGCCCGTACACCCGGGATTCCGTCCGTTCGCCCGTGGCGTCCACGATGACCGCCTGCAGCGTGCCGGCCGGGGCGTTCACGCCCACGTTCCGCAGGATCAGCTGCCCGGCCCGCACGCGCACCGGCGGCAGGTCGTCCCCGTTCACCCGCAGGCGCACCTCGGCGTCCAGCGGCAGGGGCATGGTCCACAGCGGCAGCCGGTAGGCCCGCGCGTCCCCCCAGTTGATCCTCACCCCGCTGATCCGCTGATCGTTCAGGCGGGTCTCGCCGTCCACGCGCTGCGCGTACGCCTGCGCCGTCACGGTGAGGCGGGGTGAGACCTGATACACCGCGCCGAGCTGCGCCTCGACCTGGGGGGCCGCCTGGCCCTGCGCGCGCACGCTGACCCCCACCGCGCCGGTCAGCGGACCGGACTGCGCGCCCGCCTGCACGCCCAGCTCGCGCGAGAGGTCCTCGGTGCCGGGCGTGCGCTCCAGGCGGCCCTGCACGCCCAGCGTGACCAGTGGCAGCGTGGCGTCCGGCCCGGGCGCACTGGAGTGCCGGTCGGCCAGGTTCAGGGTGTTGCCGGGCAGCAGCGCCAGCTGCGGGCGCACGGTCAACGTGAGTTCCGACGGGTCGAAGTCGAGGTCCAGCTCGCCGCTCAGCTGCACGAACGCGCCCAGGTCGCAGGTGGCCTGCGCCACCGCGTACGCGGACTCGGACGGCCGCAGCAGCCGGGATTCGACCCACACCGCGCCCGGCGGCAGGAGGGCCAGCCCGCCCCCGCGCGCCTCGCCGTTGATCGTGGCGTCCACGAACACCGGTTCCGCAGCGCAGGGCGACGGGCTGGCCGCGCTCTCCTGCGCCGCCGCGTGACCGGCCAGCAGGGCCGCCAGCAGCCACGCCCCGCGCAGATCAGGGCAGCGTGAGCGTCTCACGTCCGACCTTGCCGCTCGCGTCCGTGAACTGCACGGTCACGCTGCGGGCCCCGCCCAGCTCGCCCAGCGGCACACTCAGGGTGCTGCGGCCCAGCACGGCGGTGCTGCCCAGGTTCACGCTGCGGTCCCCGATCAGGGCGCTCAGGACCCGGTAGGTCTGGTGGGCGTTGCCGCTGTTCACGAGATCGAGCGTGCCCTGCGTGCCCGACTGGCGCACCTGGAACGCCACGCGGGGCGCGCTGCCCGGCGGCGTGACGTACACCGGCAGCGACAGCTGCACCAGCTGGCGCACGTTCATCTGGGCGTCCGGCGTGCTGCTGGACTCCGACGGCGTGTCGCTGCCCGGCACCTGCTGCACGAAGACCCGGTAGGTCAGCTCGTCCGCGCCGGCCTTCTTCAGGAGCCCCAGCCGGATCACCTGCGCCTCGCCACGTTTCAGCGTGAAGCTCGCGGGATTCACGATCACGTCCCGGGTCGGTTCGTACACGTGCTCCCCGCCCTGGGTTCCCCAGCGGCGCACCTCCACCTGAAAGGTCATGGGGCCCCCCGAGGGATTCTCAAAGCGCACCTGCGCCGTGTTCGTCCGCTCCGGGTTCAGGTTGAACGCCGTGGGACTCACGCTGAAGCCCTGGGCGGCGGCCACGCCCAGCGCCAGCAGCAGACCCGCGAGGCGCCTCACGGCCGGCCCCCGTCCACAGCCTCGGTGGTCACGGCGAACAGCACCTGATACGTGCCGCCCGGCGCGGCCCACTGCCCGGCGGGCACCACCAGCGGCAGGTCGAACGCGCGCGACCCCTGCACCCGCAGGTCGAGCGGGACGCCCTGAATCTCGCCGCGCACCTCGCCGCGCTCGCCGCGCAGCACCACCGGGCCGCCCGGCGCGAGCAGCGGGCCGGCGGGCGTGCTGAACTGCACGCGGTACCAGCCGGTGCCCGGGCAGGAGACGCGCACGCTGATCTGCCCCCGCGCACTGTCCGGCGCGGAGTAGGTCACGGGCGCACTGAGAAGCTGCGTCACCTGGCAGGGCGCAGGCGCGGCCTGGGCCGCACAGAGCAGGGACAGAAGGGCAAGTACACGCACGGGCTGACTCCTGAAAGGCTCCCGCCGCGGCGGCAGGGCAAAGGGGGACGGGGGGCGGTGAAGCAGGGCGGGCAGCCGGGCGTCGCTGGGACGCCCGCGCTGCCCGTACCCGCGCTTTACTCGTTGTATTCGAACTTGACGACCATGTCGCCGGTGTACGTGCCGCCGGGGATCGTCCAGGCCACGTTCGGGTTCTGACCGGCGCCGCCCAGCTTGAAGCTGGCCTTGACCTCGTAGTACTCGTACTTGCCGCCCAGCATGGCCGGCTCGTACGACCCGGCGGTGCTGAAGCTCATGTGCATGGGGTTCGTGGCGCTCCAGGGGTTGGTGGTGATGTTGAAGCTGTACTTCTTGTCCGCGCGGGTCATGGTGACGCTGGTGGGCGTGATGATCTTCAGCGCGGTGTCGTAGTTGCAGTCCACGGCCATGACCAGCTTGTCGGCGGTGACGTTGTTGCTGATGGCGCTCACGGTGCCCAAGTCAATCTTGTCCCAGGTGCGGCTCATGCCGGCCGCGCCGTTCCAGCCGGGGTTGGTGTAGGCCGTGATGCACACGTTCTTGACATTCACGGTCAGCGGGGTGCTCTGGCTGCCACTCACGGTGGCGGCGGCGGCGGTGCTCAGGGTAGCGGACAGGGCCAGCAGGGCGATTTTCCTCATCTTCTTCTCCGGAGGCCAGGGTGACGCTGGCCGGCGCGCGTGACCATGCGGTGGTCTGACCGTGAACGCCCCTTCACCGGCAGGCGGGCGCTCAACGAGAACAGGGGCCGGTGCAGTGCGGCCCCACGCTGTAGGTCTCCCCACCCCGGCGTGTACCGCTGCTGTAACAGTAACGTAGAAAAACTCACGTTAACTACGCGTTAACGCCAGAAATTTCACTACCCCCATCGGGTGGCTCACGGGCGGATGAACGGATAGGGGTTGATCGCGCCGCCACCCGCATAGATGCCGTAATGCAGGTGCGGCGGCGTGCCCTTCGCGTTCCCGCTGTCCCCCACGTAGCCCACCACGTCCCCCGCCTGCACCCAGTCCCCGCGCCTGAGGTCCGGGTACCGCTCCAGGTGCGCGTAGTAGTGCCGCTGCCCCGCCGGACCCAGGATCATCAC encodes:
- the xylA gene encoding xylose isomerase, giving the protein MPDFTPTLADRFTFGLWTVGNTGRDPFGEATRPVLRAPYLVEKLAALGAYGVNLHDNDLVPIDATAAQRDALVREFQQALSDHGLVVPMATTNLFSDPAFKDGAFTSADARVRAYALSKTMHAMDLGAELGADTYVLWGGREGTEVDAGGKLLDALGWFRDSLNYLAAYSESQGYGYRFALEPKPNEPRADIFLPTVGSALGFIATLERPELFGLNPEFAHETMAGLSFPHAVAQAIDAGKLFHIDLNDQKMGRFDQDLRFGAENPKGAFFLVQLLEDSGYAGPKHFDAHALRTEDEAGVWAFARGCMRTYLILKDKVQRFAQDAEIQAAIAAYRVQDAELEALTGTFTPENAGALKAHAFDRAALGTRGPGLEALDQLTMELLLGVR
- a CDS encoding aldose epimerase family protein, which gives rise to MTTPAVHTRTWGSAPDGQPITQFTLTLPGGVQAHLTDLGATLTSLHVPDRSGTPGEVVLGFDHPEPYLSRDRAPFLGSTVGRFANRIAQARYTLDGQAIHLTPSDGPHALHGGPRGFDLHLWHGHAEVAGEGAQVTFTRTSPHGEEGYPGTLHVQVTYRLTADPSPTLSIEYRATTDAPTHVNLTNHTYWNLSPDAHEGVHAHHLTLPADAFTPTHADGIPTGIMQDVTGTPLDFRTPRTLGDALAEQPGGFDHNLLLRGQPGTLRPAATLHHPASGRTLEIRTTEPALQLYTANFLDGRHTGHAGRVHAPQAAVCLETQHVPDSPNQPQFPTTRLDPGQTFTSRTVHTFRIQ
- a CDS encoding molecular chaperone; its protein translation is MRRLAGLLLALGVAAAQGFSVSPTAFNLNPERTNTAQVRFENPSGGPMTFQVEVRRWGTQGGEHVYEPTRDVIVNPASFTLKRGEAQVIRLGLLKKAGADELTYRVFVQQVPGSDTPSESSSTPDAQMNVRQLVQLSLPVYVTPPGSAPRVAFQVRQSGTQGTLDLVNSGNAHQTYRVLSALIGDRSVNLGSTAVLGRSTLSVPLGELGGARSVTVQFTDASGKVGRETLTLP